The sequence CCGAACTCTAAGAAAGGATACGAATCGGACGCGGGGGAGGACGATGAGGATGAAAAACTGGATAAGACTAAAGTAGGAGGTTCGAAGAATGAAGTCGACGACATGTTCGCTGAGTTGGAAAGTATGGCTCCGTCTACATCATCTGGCAAGGGTGAACACAAGAAGTCTCGCGAGCAACAGGAGGTTGAGAATATGTTCGCAGAGCTGGAAAATTTGGCACCATCATCGTCCAAAGATGAACGAGATGAAAAGCGAAGGGACCGGAGGAGTCGCTCGAAGGATAGGAAGCGAAGTAGGTCAAGGGACAGAAAAAGGAGTAAATCAAAGGATAGAAAGAGGAGCCGATCGAGGGATAGAAAAAGAAGTAGGTCAAGAGATCGAAGGAGAAGTCGATCTCGTGATCGTGATCGGAGAAGACGATCGAGTTCCCGGCACAGATCCAGATCAAGGGATCGAGAACGGAGACATAGGAGCAAAAGTCGGGATCGTGAAAGAGATCGGCGACATAGACGAAGTCGTAGTAGATCGCGGGATCGACATCGAAGACATAGGAGTGGTTCCCGGGACTTCGAGCGCCGACCGCCGCCAATGCCAGAAGAACCAGAGCCGGGAAAAATCTACGATGGAAGGGTAGTCAATATAGTGGCGTTTGGATGTTTCGTTCAGTTGACCagcttccggagaaaaaagGAAGGTTTGGTTCATATTTCGCAGCTATCGTCGGAAGGTAGAGTGAATAGCGTAACGGACGTTGTCAATCGTGGCGATAACGTGAAAGTGAAAGTAATTTCGATCGCAGGGCAGAAAATATCGCTCTGTATGAAGGACGCAGATCAGCAAACTGGGCAAGACTTGAATCCTCTGTCGCACGCTCATTTGCAGGAAAATAGTGATCTGGCTAATAGAAACCCGGATCGACCGATGAATGTTCCGTCTATGCTCAATTTGCAAGACAACGTGGAATCTATAGAGGAGACATCGAGAAAGAAAGTGACTCGCATATCCAGTCCGGAGCGATGGGAGATCAAGCAAATGATCTCGTCGGGAGTAATTGATCGCAGTGAAATGCCTGATTTCGATGAGGAGACCGGTTTGCTTCCGAAGGATGAAGACAGCGAGGCGgatattgaaattgaaatagttGAAGATGAGCCTCCATTCTTGCAAGGACATGGTAGAGCACTTCATGATTTATCGCCCGTTAGGATTGTAAAAAATCCAGATGGTTCTTTGGCGCAAGCCGCTATGATGCAATCTGCTTTGGCTAAGGAGCGTCGCGAGCAAAAAATGCTTCAGCGGGAGCAGGAGATGGACTCGGTTCCGGCGAATATGAATAAGAATTGGATTGATCCACTGCCGGAGGAAGACACTCGTTCATTGGCAGCAAATGTTCGAGGCGTTGGAATGACCATGCAAGATGTGCCGGAGTGGAAGAAGGCGATTATCGGTGGAAAGAAATCCTCTTATGGTAAAAAGACGGACATGAGTCTGGTGGAACAACGCCAATCGCTGCCAATCTACAAGTTGAGAGATGATCTGATCAGAGCCGTAACGGATAATCAAATTTTGATTGTTATCGGAGAGACTGGTTCGGGGAAAACTACGCAGATTACGCAATATCTTGCGGAATGTGGCTTCATTGCCAGGGGGAAGATTGGGTGTACTCAACCGCGTCGTGTGGCTGCCATGTCGGTGGCCAAACGTGTTGCCGAAGAATATGGTTGCCGTTTGGGGCAGGAAGTCGGTTATACGATCCGTTTTGAGGACTGCACCAGTCAGGAAACTGTAATAAAATACATGACAGACGGTATGTTGCTTCGTGAGTGTCTTGTGGATTTGGATCTGAAATCGTACTCGGTTATTATGCTGGATGAGGCGCACGAAAGGACAATCCACACAGATGTGCTGTTCGGACTGCTGAAACAAGCCGTGCAAAGACGACCGGAGCTGAAACTGATAGTGACCTCGGCCACGCTGGATGCCGTCAAGTTTTCGCAGTATTTCTTTGAGGCTCCCATTTTTACCATACCCGGTCGGACGTTCCCGGTGGAGATGCTGTACACTAAGGAGCCCGAGACGGACTATTTGGATGCATCGTTGATAACGGTATGTTTTGAAAAGTTTTGTACATTTTTTATATTCgtcatttaaatatttaatccACCTAAATAATAAACgtttcccttgtcataagacgagttaataaaatcccattgaattccaccactaaattgtatcttgacagatacgtatttcgacctcaacagtaaggccgtcttcagtgtctcgtacttgactcgacttgtcttatgacaagtgaagacattccactaaaaagctcaaaataattttcttatcaataaacGTTTTCTTTTTTTAGGTCATGCAAATCCACTTACGTGAACCCCCCGGCGACATTCTGCTCTTCCTCACCGGTCAGGAAGAAATTGACACTGCCTGCGAAATTCTGTACGAGCGGATGAAATCTCTCGGCCCGGACGTTCCTGAACTGATTATCCTCCCTGTTTATTCGGCTCTGCCCTCGGAAATGCAAACTCGTATTTTCGATCCGGCTCCACCCGGTAGCCGAAAGGTGGTCATAGCTACGAACATCGCAGAGACTTCACTCACCATCGACGGTATCTACTACGTGGTTGATCCAGGCTTCGTCAAACAGAAGGTATACAACTCGAAAACAGGGATGGATTCCCTGGTTGTTACACCGATTTCTCAAGCAGCCGCCAAACAGAGAGCCGGTCGTGCCGGGCGAACTGGGCCGGGTAAAGCATATCGTTTGTACACGGAACGAGCCTACCGAGATGAAATGCTCCCAACTCCAGTACCGGAAATCCAACGAACTAATCTTGCAACTACGGTTCTCCAGCTGAAAACGATGGGAATTAACGATTTACTACATTTTGACTTCATGGATGCCCCACCAGTTGAATCACTGGTGATGGCCTTGGAGCAACTTCATTCCCTATCGGCACTGGACAACGAAGGTCTGCTCACACGGTTGGGTCGTCGAATGGCCGAATTCCCTCTTGAACCTAATCTGTCTAAAATGTTAATCATGTCCGTGGCGTTGCAATGTTCCGATGAAATCCTCACAATCGTTTCTATGCTGTCTGTGCAGAACGTTTTCTACCGACCGAAGGATAAGCAAGCTCTAGCCGACCAGAAGAAAGCCAAATTTAATCAAATCGAGGGCGACCATTTGACGTTGCTGGCGGTGTATAACAGCTGGAAGAATAACAAATTCTCCAACGCGTGGTGCTACGAAAATTTCGTTCAGATAAGAACGCTCAAACGGGCCCAGGATGTCCGAAAACAACTGTTGGGCATTATGGATAGACACAAGTTAGATGTGGTCTCCGCCGGAAAGAACACCGTTCGAGTGCAGAAGACTATTTGTTCTGGATTCTTCCGGAATGCTGCCAAAAAGGATCCGCAGGAAGGGTATCGTACGTTGGTTGATTCGCAGGTGGTTTACATCCATCCCTCGAGTGCGCTGTTCAATCGACAACCTGAGTGGTAAGTTATAGAAACACGTGGAAAAGACTATTCAGACTCTTAGCATAATCATAGACTACAAACGTAAGCTCTTTTTAATACCAATTTTTCCTTCCACAGGGTTGTCTACCACGAATTGGTCCAAACCACGAAGGAGTACATGCGGGAAGTGACAACGATCGATCCCAAGTGGCTGGTAGAGTTTGCACCGGCTTTCTTCCGCTTCTCAGATCCTACGAAGTTGAGCAAGTTCAAGAAAAACCAACGTCTGGAACCGCTGTACAACAAATACGAAGAACCCAACGCGTGGCGTATCAGCCGAACCCGAAGGAGACGAAACTAAGCAAAAATTCGTTCTGTTTATTACTTTATTCTAGTGTTCTCTTACATCAATTAAGCATCCTAAATACATTAGGACTAAACAGTATCACCCCCAATGCAGATGCACTGGTAACTCATCGCTTTTTGTAGCTCCGATCCGAAAAACTGCCCATGCTATATTTGAACTTCCCCATCAGTTTCCGCTCTTTGAGTCGCGTCTGCAGCTCCAACTGCTGCTCGTCCATCGGCACAATTTTTCGCTTCGGAACGTACTGCAGTGCCTTCTCGAAATCATTCGACGTTTTCAGCTCCAGCAATATCTGCAGCATCTGGTCGATGGTCAACGATTTACCACTCTTGAATTGAAAGTACCGATCCAGCGGCAGCCGTGCCATTCTCAAGCCCTGTTTTTTGGCCTTTCCCAGTGACACTGCCTCCTGGGACGACTTGTCCACCATGGCACCCACGATGTAGATATCGTCCGGATTGAACTCCTCCAGATCGTTCTTACAGTGGGGCGTCAAATATACCAACCGTTCTTTGGGAAACAAGTCCAGATAGCTCTTATCTGTTATATTGAAAGGGAATGATGGGTCGCGAATTTGCACCAAATTTTTCTGCAGGTTTATCATGGTCGTTTTCTGATAATTTACATTGCAGTGATGCACATTGAATGGTTCGTTATGCGCACGATTTAAAGCAAAGCAAAGCGTCAGctgtttggccgtgttgctcaTCTCTTTTTCGTTCATGTACTCATCGTAGGAACAATCTATCACGAGATTTTGCCCGAACTGCATCGCTTGAACCAATCTGCAAATAAACATGGGAAATTCAAATCATAGTTCGATTGGTAATACATGTCTAACTGCAAGGTTGAAAGCAATATATTTCACGCTTCCAGAAAGTTGCCGTTTTAATCAAAAATTTTATCTAGCTGATAGCAAAAGCTCTGCTTCAATTTTTTACCTATTATTATTCCAATGATCCATGGTTGAATCGTACACCCGTAGGAACATCGTATTGTGAAACAGCCCATAGATGATGTGATCGTTCTCTGCATTGGCCAGTATTTGTTCTTCCTTTCGCTTAGCGATGTCTATCCGCTTCTGCTCCTTTTTAATACGCTCATTCTCTTTGGCCATCTCAATGTTCCACAGGTACAGATAATAGTGGCGACGCTGGTTTCGTGATTGCAGTGTTAACAAATGCTCCCAATTTTTCTCTTTTATCTTTGCCGGTGTAGGTACTTTCCGTCCCTCCTGCCGCATTACTTCCATCTCTAGTTCGAGGATCTTACGCTTCTTTTCCACGTCAATCGGCGGTTCGAGGCTGTCGCTTTCCGGTTCTCCGTTGGCTATCGGGCGTATTTCTTGATTCTTTGGTAGATTTGCGTAACTTCGGCGGCACAGCATGATTGCtccattatttttattatttgtatatCGTGCCTGGACAGCATTTAGAAGTCTCATAGATAAATTTAATGTACTTTTTGCTCCCACTAAAGCCCGCATcatgttttttttgttctttgaaACAAACCTAGAGTTTAAATTACTTAATAAAAGATTTTTCCACTAAATTTTTTCAACACTCAACTCTCACACCGTAGTCCGTAACCGCGTTGTATTCGTCGCGATTGACCCGAGACAGGACTGACGTTTagtgataaataaaaaatagagtGAAACATTTGTAATGCGGTTCCACCGTTCTTCGATCAATGCCCTTCAGGAACACATCCATAAAGACATTTTAAGGAGAATTGGAGAAGTGTGAAAGATGGTGGCCAAAGACCATAATCGTAATCGTATTCAAGCTATGATATAGCGAATTGGAGAGCATCTACGCTTAGAGGGAGGatgcagagtctattatatatagagttaaggtgccgtcagacgttgcaagcaaatcactcgcaacgagcattttgctcgcagaaagtgacaactgtcaaaaatttgcctgtctgactacactgaaagtgattgcatgcaaacaaattacaactcgtaagcaaacgctcgtttgcaatgtgtgactgctaagcgttaaaaattttcaactcgcagaaacgaaattgcgcttgctagtgcagcactagcaaatttttcgctcgcaaaagtgataacgttttcaggtggcagagttgcactgcaaaaataggaatgaaattaaattttgtggccgaaaaacaagtttttcgtttttgtttatatttgcatgagagtaaatctgtcatttgcttaaagtaaaaaactgctacgtgtgactgcaattgcgagtgctctcagaaatcattcgctcgcacgagtgatttgcttgcaacgtctgacggagccttTACGCAAAGAGTggagccaaatctacctattgaactgtcaaaccgtctacctatcgagcaaagtaaacaaatgcttgttggtaaggcggaagtcagtacattcaaagttaattgcctatatgccgggtattaagccacccggagtggaaattaattactatgtctgaaacttgattatgcatatgtacaacatgtgatagatttagttcggaaaaggtattggagggtgaccgccccttcggtggggtttgatcccacgaccccagttcgcatgacaggtgctttccctactaagctacgaaggacctccgtcgtccaccgcagcttagcgggtactggatgaaaccaaattcccagcaccaggtaccagccgatctctcgcaatacattttcagaactaactctctcaaatgtatttttgtacacaatgtcaaccaagtaggatgagtatttaatattgtccggctcctacacacttgcttcatcagcaacggcgctcaatgaagtagggttgtgtgaggttgt comes from Armigeres subalbatus isolate Guangzhou_Male chromosome 2, GZ_Asu_2, whole genome shotgun sequence and encodes:
- the LOC134210748 gene encoding ATP-dependent RNA helicase DHX8: MDELEQLEHLSLVSKICTELENHLGLNDKDLAEFIIDLAEKNPSLEAFKRVLAENGAEFAESFTSNLLRIIQLMKPAKGKGGGGAVDFEDDDRVGGLAVKFPGLAIPNSKKGYESDAGEDDEDEKLDKTKVGGSKNEVDDMFAELESMAPSTSSGKGEHKKSREQQEVENMFAELENLAPSSSKDERDEKRRDRRSRSKDRKRSRSRDRKRSKSKDRKRSRSRDRKRSRSRDRRRSRSRDRDRRRRSSSRHRSRSRDRERRHRSKSRDRERDRRHRRSRSRSRDRHRRHRSGSRDFERRPPPMPEEPEPGKIYDGRVVNIVAFGCFVQLTSFRRKKEGLVHISQLSSEGRVNSVTDVVNRGDNVKVKVISIAGQKISLCMKDADQQTGQDLNPLSHAHLQENSDLANRNPDRPMNVPSMLNLQDNVESIEETSRKKVTRISSPERWEIKQMISSGVIDRSEMPDFDEETGLLPKDEDSEADIEIEIVEDEPPFLQGHGRALHDLSPVRIVKNPDGSLAQAAMMQSALAKERREQKMLQREQEMDSVPANMNKNWIDPLPEEDTRSLAANVRGVGMTMQDVPEWKKAIIGGKKSSYGKKTDMSLVEQRQSLPIYKLRDDLIRAVTDNQILIVIGETGSGKTTQITQYLAECGFIARGKIGCTQPRRVAAMSVAKRVAEEYGCRLGQEVGYTIRFEDCTSQETVIKYMTDGMLLRECLVDLDLKSYSVIMLDEAHERTIHTDVLFGLLKQAVQRRPELKLIVTSATLDAVKFSQYFFEAPIFTIPGRTFPVEMLYTKEPETDYLDASLITVMQIHLREPPGDILLFLTGQEEIDTACEILYERMKSLGPDVPELIILPVYSALPSEMQTRIFDPAPPGSRKVVIATNIAETSLTIDGIYYVVDPGFVKQKVYNSKTGMDSLVVTPISQAAAKQRAGRAGRTGPGKAYRLYTERAYRDEMLPTPVPEIQRTNLATTVLQLKTMGINDLLHFDFMDAPPVESLVMALEQLHSLSALDNEGLLTRLGRRMAEFPLEPNLSKMLIMSVALQCSDEILTIVSMLSVQNVFYRPKDKQALADQKKAKFNQIEGDHLTLLAVYNSWKNNKFSNAWCYENFVQIRTLKRAQDVRKQLLGIMDRHKLDVVSAGKNTVRVQKTICSGFFRNAAKKDPQEGYRTLVDSQVVYIHPSSALFNRQPEWVVYHELVQTTKEYMREVTTIDPKWLVEFAPAFFRFSDPTKLSKFKKNQRLEPLYNKYEEPNAWRISRTRRRRN
- the LOC134210749 gene encoding mitochondrial ribonuclease P protein 1 homolog, which translates into the protein MMRALVGAKSTLNLSMRLLNAVQARYTNNKNNGAIMLCRRSYANLPKNQEIRPIANGEPESDSLEPPIDVEKKRKILELEMEVMRQEGRKVPTPAKIKEKNWEHLLTLQSRNQRRHYYLYLWNIEMAKENERIKKEQKRIDIAKRKEEQILANAENDHIIYGLFHNTMFLRVYDSTMDHWNNNRLVQAMQFGQNLVIDCSYDEYMNEKEMSNTAKQLTLCFALNRAHNEPFNVHHCNVNYQKTTMINLQKNLVQIRDPSFPFNITDKSYLDLFPKERLVYLTPHCKNDLEEFNPDDIYIVGAMVDKSSQEAVSLGKAKKQGLRMARLPLDRYFQFKSGKSLTIDQMLQILLELKTSNDFEKALQYVPKRKIVPMDEQQLELQTRLKERKLMGKFKYSMGSFSDRSYKKR